A single region of the Malaclemys terrapin pileata isolate rMalTer1 chromosome 4, rMalTer1.hap1, whole genome shotgun sequence genome encodes:
- the LOC128836792 gene encoding interferon-induced very large GTPase 1-like → MAFETIRRGRERLIALLLTTPDPVLDEVASLGIVTEEEYEALEKLSEPRERIRRLLIKIQRKGERGCEQFLECLQSLFPDFPPDLQPPGRRCVTQTNDAENPEGGAFAEKNEAENPQAAVTFGKNELENPGGATSPEKNDLENPETALPHEENDLGNPDGIPSSGNIDSQNSEDATSSEKNDPEKLEEPEKPETVLSSGKGVVTPNSATTPIKDEPENPETALPSKNDPESPGSARSSEKAAAVESSERADFEGSGNIPSHGEEGKTTAGKGNIEDGVTPDSDVSMPESRAETSGIASSVERNGAETPGVAASVERSRAETPGDSVSVDRSGTEVPETSPNKVHAGRRGAVKSVLSKLKLKKFRNRKLRLRNLLQISPDSLKDSTPYILGDLPWHFLRKLMALNGTARSTSLWQGASDEDTSEDEEGGMIGHVFSLREDNSRASLHPLDVLCAVLLCSDSFLQQEILSKMSMCQFALPLLLPALDTPKCTLMLWAMRDIVRKWRPHSLAESRGFREESLVLTAMPTISFVRLGSCSFSKSKLLNEVLSPSQQHHDFFIHRDMESGNVPREIADGLVEISWYFPAGRENLDLFPEPIAVTNLRGDIESHWPQFSFLTEISSAVFILTESISEREYALLSSLQGSATKYYFILNNQSGKAKETLGLLNKLAPLLNMKKSQLLVKEQSNNSAELVKKLRSTLQGVMSSSPKSARVCDMAVTARELGIQVDEDDGECWTALEHIEEITAEIQDVAKYKRDMLRLQGDLWKNLAKVEKEMCRMKGQKDISPEDYRSQLRERWLELRRQQNQCDLTSGMVKFVSGISQLRPAEKHHFLKWMKFHLDHITRRNLSRLRAEYKEKCRALGDDAQQLAELDELISASSLGVEHFMRELGQFYEAECSMVKEGNMGNIQRQFIHLPGIAADLMLEGFPMELIDGDAANIPLQWVTDVLTELHAKLGGRSRMLVITVLGVQSTGKSTLLNTMFGLQFAVSSGRCTRGAFMTLIKVAENFQQELGCDFILLIDTEGLKAPELAKLEDSYEHDNELATLVIGLSDITIVNMAMENATEMKDVLQIVVHAFLRMEEIGHKPNCQFVHQNVSDVSAHEQNMRDRKHLLEQLDEMTKAAARLEKQSREMKFSDIMDYDPEKHSWYIPGLWHGVPPMAPVNMGYSESVCELKKYLFEFMRHRSPRRAPKDIPQFIEWVRSLWNAVKHENFIFSFRNSLVAEAYTQLSVKYAEWEWEFRKEMHLWMSKTETTIQNQSPDDLGPGTFEKLRLEVHQMLHNGEEKMLQSIQSYFESGAGNLHLVEKYREDFHRSVTFLRHELESYLLCKSEEAIRIQKGRSKIDHLQAGYMKFIEGKVDGLLQDCREREMELKLKELEREFAKMWKETLAELPLERLPLRQIHEDVYYQLCKDLENRGSLVKQMLHKAQNLLTYQRKPFCMKKEYLDLGWYKAAMEFITQQCKHELEEFTKSLVEECRRYIWQKVHSQGDYDQTYCRELLRMINERLQENVVGKIRMSASFEVDLKLHILGEAASTFQKMHEDFLKKNDPQRRLEELRPQYFSTFRDLYYEKDACQKRAVDFSHQCLIPALWEYMKKRLGIEIVDDFLNSGESIKYGSRSFFQFTVQKKLLEEMDFDNYVKYISNYEEFVKAWIQTCLISHYRETGSLGELERTVLATIMKKIRDALESSECQDAVTISEFLEQFCQALCKELVISKDSLEVILFKNTASVGQFSADIHTFLHQVEESILLGWKELGVEMVFTQLQFKPQDEIFKRVFGCGKQCPFCKVPCEAGGSDHKQHFASVHRPKGLGGYSYETTNRLVYSLCSSDVVSSKSFKNLNTALKWHPYKDYRQFYPTWRIQPDPSISASDYWKFIFRKFNQQFAREYNVQPADLPPEWKKITKEQALDSIREAFNME, encoded by the exons atGGCCTTTGAGACGATCCGCCGGGGACGGGAGCGACTCATCGCCCTCCTTCTCACCACCCCCGACCCCGTCTTGGACGAAGTGGCCTCGCTGGGGATAGTCACCGAGGAGGAGTACGAGGCCTTGGAGAAGCTCTCGGAGCCCAGGGAGAGGATCCGAAGGCTGCTGATAAAGATCCAGAGGAAGGGGGAGCGCGGCTGTGAGCAGTTCCTGGAGTGTCTGCAGAGCCTCTTCCCAGACTTCCCGCCAGATCTACAGCCCCCGGGACGCC GGTGCGTAACTCAGACGAATGATGCAGAGAATCCGGAAGGTGGCGCATTCGCCGAGAAGAACGAAGCAGAAAACCCACAAGCTGCTGTAACCTTTGGCAAAAATGAGCTAGAGAACCCAGGAGGTGCCACATCCCCAGAGAAGAATGATCTAGAGAATCCAGAAACCGCTCTACCGCATGAGGAGAATGATCTAGGAAATCCAGATGGTATCCCATCCTCAGGAAATATTGATTCACAGAACTCAGAAGATGCCACGTCCTCAGAGAAGAATGATCCAGAGAAGCTGGAAGAACCCGAGAAGCCAGAAACCGTGTTGTCCTCAGGGAAGGGAGTGGTGACACCAAATTCTGCAACAACCCCAATAAAGGATGAACCTGAAAATCCAGAAACTGCTTTACCCTCAAAGAATGATCCAGAGAGTCCAGGAAGTGCCAGATCCTCAGAGAAGGCTGCAGCTGTTGAGTCCTCAGAGAGAGCAGATTTTGAAG GGTCTGGAAATATCCCCAGCCATGGAGAAGAAGGAAAAaccactgcaggaaaagggaatatTGAAG ATGGAGTGACCCCAGACTCGGATGTCTCCATGCCAGAGAGCAGAGCTGAGACATCAGGAATTGCCTCATCAGTGGAGAGGAATGGGGCTGAGACACCAGGAGTTGCTGCGTCGGtagagaggagcagagccgagACACCAGGAGATTCTGTGTCAGTGGACAGGAGTGGAACTGAGGTTCCCGAGACCTCTCCCAACAAAGTTCATGCAG GGAGAAGAGGAGCCGTGAAGTCCGTCCTGTCCAAGCTGAAACTCAAGAAGTTCAGAAACCGGAAGCTCAGACTGAGGAATCTCCTGCAAATCAGCCCAGACAGCCTGAAGGACTCGACTCCTTACATCTTGGGAGACTTGCCTTGGCACTTCCTGAGGAAGCTCATGGCTCTGAACGGGACAGCCAGAAGCACAAGCCTTTGGCAGGGGGCATCTGATGAGGACACAAGTGAGGATGAGGAGGGTGGGATGATTGGACATGTGTTTTCTCTAAGGGAAGACAACTCTAGGGCTTCTCTGCACCCCCTCGATGTTCTCTGTGCCGTTCTGCTTTGCTCGGACAGTTTCCTACAGCAGGAGATCCTGTCCAAAATGTCCATGTGCCAGTTtgccctccctctgctgctccctgccctCGACACCCCCAAGTGCACCCTAATGCTGTGGGCCATGAGGGACATTGTGAGGAAGTGGAGGCCGCACTCCCTGGCAGAgagcagagggttcagagaggagaGCCTGGTGCTCACAGCAATGCCAACCATTTCCTTTGTGCGCCTGGGgagctgcagcttctccaagTCCAAACTCCTCAATGAGGTtctcagcccctcccagcagcacCACGATTTCTTTATCCATCGGGACATGGAGTCTGGGAACGTCCCTCGGGAAATCGCAGATGGGCTGGTCGAGATTTCCTGGTATTTCCCTGCTGGGAGGGAGAATTTGGATCTTTTCCCAGAGCCCATCGCAGTTACAAACCTGCGCGGAGACATTGagtcccactggccacagttcagcTTTTTAACAGAGATCTCCTCAGCAGTTTTCATATTAACTGAGAGCATCAGTGAGAGAGAATACGCGCTGTTATCATCTCTGCAGGGATCAGCCACTAAATACTACTTCATCCTTAATAATCAGTCTGGGAAAGCCAAGGAAACACTGGGACTCCTCAATAAATTAGCCCCACTGCTGAATATGAAAAAATCACAACTTCTGGTGAAAGAGCAGAGCAACAACAGCGCGGAGCTGGTGAAAAAGCTACGATCCACCCTCCAGGGTGTCATGAGCTCCTCTCCCAAGAGCGCGAGGGTCTGTGACATGGCTGTGACGGCGCGGGAGCTAGGGATCCAGGTGGATGAAGATGATGGAGAATGTTGGACCGCCTTGGAGCACATCGAAGAAATCACCGCTGAAATACAGGACGTGGCAAAGTACAAGAGGGACATGCTGAGGCTCCAAGGGGATCTGTGGAAGAACTTGGCTAAAGTGGAGAAAGAGATGTGCCGGATGAAAGGCCAAAAGGACATCTCTCCGGAAGACTATAGATCCCAGCTGAGAGAAAGGTGGTTGGAGCTACGCAGGCAGCAGAATCAGTGTGACCTCACCAGCGGGATGGTTAAATTTGTTAGCGGGATAAGTCAACTGCGTCCAGCCGAGAAACATCACTTCCTGAAATGGATGAAGTTCCACCTGGATCACatcaccaggaggaacctctctAGGCTCCGGGCTGAGTATAAAGAGAAATGTCGCGCTCTAGGGGATGATGCACAACAGCTGGCGGAATTGGACGAACTAATCTCTGCCAGCTCCTTAGGGGTGGAGCATTTCATGCGCGAGTTGGGGCAATTTTACGAGGCCGAATGCTCAATGGTGAAAGAAGGGAACATGGGGAACATCCAAAGACAATTCATCCATCTCCCAGGCATAGCAGCTGACCTGATGCTGGAAGGGTTTCCCATGGAGCTGATCGATGGGGATGCAGCCAACATCCCACTGCAGTGGGTGACAGATGTTCTGACTGAGCTCCATGCCAAACTTGGGGGAAGGTCCAGAATGCTGGTTATAACGGTGCTGGGAGTGCAGAGCACTGGGAAATCCACCCTCCTCAACACCATGTTCGGCCTGCAGTTTGCAGTGAGCAGTGGCCGATGTACGCGAGGAGCCTTCATGACACTCATTAAAGTGGCAGAGAACTttcagcaggagctgggctgtgATTTCATCCTGTTGATAGACACAGAAGGCTTGAAAGCCCCTGAATTAGCCAAGCTGGAGGATAGTTATGAACATGACAATGAGCTGGCCACACTGGTGATTGGACTGAGTGACATAACCATCGTTAACATGGCCATGGAGAATGCCACCGAAATGAAGGATGTTCTGCAAATCGTGGTCCATGCCTTTCTCAGAATGGAGGAAATTGGGCACAAACCCAACTGCCAATTTGTGCATCAGAATGTCAGTGATGTGTCTGCACATGAACAAAACATGAGGGACAGGAAACACCTCCTGGAGCAGCTGGATGAAATGACCAAAGCTGCAGCGAGGTTGGAAAAACAAAGCAGGGAAATGAAATTTTCTGACATCATGGACTATGATCCGGAGAAGCACAGTTGGTACATCCCTGGGCTGTGGCATGGAGTCCCTCCCATGGCGCCAGTGAATATGGGATACAGCGAGAGCGTGTGTGAACTAAAGAAATACCTGTTTGAATTCATGAGACACCGATCACCTCGCAGAGCCCCCAAGGACATTCCCCAGTTCATCGAATGGGTGAGAAGCCTCTGGAATGCTGTGAAACACGAGAACTTCATCTTCAGTTTCAGAAACAGCCTGGTGGCTGAGGCCTATACCCAGCTGTCTGTGAAGTACGCGGAGTGGGAGTGGGAATTCCGCAAGGAGATGCATCTCTGGATGTCCAAAACAGAAACCACCAtccagaaccaatccccagacgaTCTGGGTCCAGGCACCTTTGAGAAATTAAGGCTGGAAGTTCACCAGATGCTGCATAATGGGGAGGAGAAGATGCTGCAGAGCATTCAGAGCTACTTTGAGAGTGGAGCCGGCAATCTGCACCTGGTAGAGAAATACAGAGAAGACTTTCACCGAAGCGTGACATTTCTCCGGCATGAACTGGAGAGCTATCTGCTCTGCAAGTCCGAAGAGGCCATTCGTATCCAGAAAGGTCGGAGCAAGATAGACCATCTGCAGGCCGGGTACATGAAATTCATTGAAGGGAAGGTGGACGGGCTCTTGCAGGACTGCAGGGAGAGGGAAATGGAGCTAAAGCTCAAGGAACTGGAAAGGGAGTTTGCCAAGATGTGGAAGGAAACCTTAGCGGAGCTGCCTCTGGAGCGCTTACCCCTACGCCAAATCCACGAAGACGTCTACTACCAGCTGTGCAAGGACCTGGAGAACAGAGGGAGTTTGGTCAAGCAGATGCTCCATAAAGCCCAGAACTTGTTGACCTATCAACGCAAACCCTTCTGCATGAAGAAGGAGTATCTGGACTTGGGTTGGTACAAAGCGGCTATGGAGTTTATAACGCAGCAGTGTAAGCATGAATTGGAAGAGTTCACAAAGTCCCTGGTGGAGGAGTGTAGGAGGTACATTTGGCAGAAGGTACACTCCCAAGGGGATTACGACCAGACTTACTGCAGGGAATTGCTGCGGATGATCAACGAGAGGCTCCAGGAGAACGTCGTTGGGAAGATTCGCATGAGTGCTTCCTTCGAAGTCGATTTAAAGCTTCACATCCTGGGGGAGGCGGCCAGCACCTTCCAGAAGATGCACGAAGACTTTCTCAAGAAGAACGACCCTCAGCGTCGCCTGGAGGAGCTGAGACCTCAGTATTTCTCTACCTTCAGAGACCTTTACTATGAGAAGGATGCCTGCCAGAAGAGGGCTGTTGATTTCAGCCACCAGTGTTTGATACCTGCTTTATGGGAATATATGAAAAAGAGACTTGGGATTGAGATAGTGGATGACTTTCTCAACAGTGGAGAGTCCATCAAATACGGCAGCCGGAGCTTCTTCCAGTTCACCGTGCAGAAGAAACTGCTGGAGGAAATGGACTTTGATAACTACGTGAAATACATCAGTAACTATGAGGAGTTTGTAAAGGCCTGGATCCAAACATGCCTGATCAGCCACTACAGAGAGACTGGGAGCTTGGGAGAACTGGAGAGAACGGTTCTAGCCACGATAATGAAGAAAATTCGGGACGCTCTGGAGAGCTCTGAGTGCCAAGATGCCGTCACCATCTCTGAGTTCTTGGAGCAGTTTTGCCAAGCACTGTGCAAAGAGCTGGTCATCTCCAAGGACAGTTTGGAGGTGATCCTCTTCAAAAACACAGCCAGTGTCGGGCAGTTCTCAGCTGACATCCATACCTTCCTCCACCAGGTGGAAGAAAGCATCCTCTTGGGATGGAAAGAGCTGGGTGTGGAGATGGTCTTCACACAGCTCCAGTTCAAGCCCCAGGATGAGATCTTCAAGCGTGTGtttggctgtgggaagcagtgtccGTTCTGTAAAGTCCCCTGTGAAGCAGGAGGCAGCGACCACAAGCAGCATTTTGCATCAGTGCATCGGCCTAAAGGGCTGGGGGGCTACAGTTATGAGACAACTAATAGGCTTGTGTATTCTTTGTGCTCCTCTGATGTAGTTTCTAGTAAATCATTTAAAAACCTGAACACGGCATTGAAATGGCATCCCTACAAAGATTATCGCCAATTCTACCCCACCTGGCGCATACAACCGGACCCCAGCATCAGCGCCTCCGATTACTGGAAGTTCATATTCAGAAAGTTCAATCAACAGTTTGCCAGAGAGTACAATGTGCAGCCTGCCGATCTACCCCCGGAGTGGAAGAAAATAACCAAGGAGCAGGCTCTGGACAGCATCCGAGAGGCATTTAACATGGAATAG